From the genome of Anoplopoma fimbria isolate UVic2021 breed Golden Eagle Sablefish chromosome 1, Afim_UVic_2022, whole genome shotgun sequence, one region includes:
- the nectin3a gene encoding nectin-3-like protein isoform X2 codes for MENRSPFRRTLPSNGLRLLTSLLTFYGLTCVSSNQVIVPEKVNAVLGKNITLGCRIEVGSNLTQSSWERRLPSGTITLAVFNPEFGISISPDYAKRISFVSPSVRDATITIEGAGFADVGSYTCKVVTFPLGNTQASAYVNVLVEPKVYVSASPTALLDGGNESLVATCIAERGRPAAEVFWETGLYGRSEKQSQHEPNGTTTVQVHYMWQPQSYAQGKMLTCVVRHPALQTEFRIPYILNVQFAPVVSIIGIDKNWFVGQENVKFICGAKANPPARHFTWTRLDGLMPEGVEKSNNSFAFTRPLERNDSGVYRCEVINDIGLHSQDVNLWVQDPPPTTAAPSTTASLLHDTSGTGTAADQRRALFTSPTLASLHDSSLGTIVGGAVGGVLFLILLLILGGACFMRQRRTFRGDYYTKQYLGPSDMQKESQLDVLQPHELQEVYGDKTSKGSQELKPKLGGDIIYPDYTPDHKDRDDWADKGDNHRGLKEGNYYPDHYNTQNMHPCGPPVHSPTVNNGSPYLPEDCYDNGTDSDYVSHMDGSVISRREWYV; via the exons ATGGAGAACAGATCGCCCTTCAGGAGGACTTTGCCATCTAACGGACTGCGACTTTTAACATCACTTCTCACCTTTTACGGACTTACCT GTGTGAGCAGTAACCAGGTGATTGTTCCTGAGAAAGTGAATGCAGTGCTGGGGAAGAACATCACACTGGGTTGCAGAATAGAGGTGGGCTCCAACCTCACACAGAGCTCCTGGGAACGCCGTCTTCCCTCAGGCACCATTACCTTGGCAGTGTTCAACCCCGAGTTCGGAATCTCCATCTCTCCGGACTACGCCAAGCGCATTTCGTTTGTTTCCCCCTCAGTACGAGACGCTACCATTACCATTGAAGGGGCTGGCTTTGCAGATGTCGGCTCCTACACCTGCAAAGTGGTAACATTTCCTCTGGGCAACACACAGGCATCAGCCTATGTTAATGTATTAG TGGAGCCAAAGGTGTATGTGTCCGCCAGCCCCACGGCTCTGCTGGACGGTGGGAACGAGTCACTGGTGGCTACCTGCATAGCCGAGCGCGGCCGTCCCGCTGCTGAGGTTTTCTGGGAGACGGGGCTGTATGGACGAAGTGAGAAGCAGAGTCAGCACGAGCCCAACGGCACAACCACCGTACAAGTGCACTACATGTGGCAGCCGCAGAGCTACGCCCAGGGGAAGATGCTCACATGTGTGGTGCGCCACCCGGCCCTGCAAACAGAGTTCCGCATACCATACATACTAAATGTTCAGT TTGCACCCGTGGTATCGATAATAGGAATTGATAAAAATTGGTTTGTGGGTCAAGAGAATGTAAAGTTCATCTGTGGAGCCAAAGCCAACCCACCTGCCCGTCACTTCACATGGACCAG GTTGGATGGATTGATGCCCGAGGGTGTTGAGAAATCAAACAATAGCTTTGCTTTCACTCGCCCGTTGGAGCGCAATGACTCTGGAGTGTACCGCTGTGAAGTGATAAACGACATCGGTCTGCACAGTCAAGATGTGAACCTCTGGGTACAAG ATCCTCCCCCCACCACGGCTGCCCCCAGCACCACTGCATCCCTCCTCCACGACACATCTGGAACGGGCACCGCCGCGGACCAGCGGAGAGCCCTGTTCACCTCCCCGACCCTGGCCTCCCTACACGACAGCAGCCTGGGTACCATAGTCGGCGGGGCTGTGGGCGGAGTTTTATTCCTGATTCTCCTGCTGATCCTTGGCGGGGCCTGCTTCATGCGACAGCGCAGGACCTTCAGAGGGGACTACTACACCAAACAGTACCTGGGACCCTCCGACATGCAGAAGGAGTCTCAGCTGGACGTGCTGCAGCCGCATGAGCTGCAGGAGGTCTACGGGGACAAGACGAGCAAAGGCAGCCAGGAGCTGAAACCCAAACTGGGTGGAGACATCATTTACCCCGACTACACCCCTGACCACAAGGATAGGGATGACTGGGCCGACAAGGGGGATAACCACAGGGGCCTCAAGGAGGGAAACTACTACCCAGATCACTACAACACCCAAAACATGCACCCCTGCGGGCCTCCTGTGCACAGCCCCACAGTGAACAACGGCTCCCCCTACCTGCCGGAGGACTGCTATGACAATGGTACAGACAGCGACTACGTGTCCCACATGGACGGATCTGTGATCTCACGCAGGGAGTGGTATGTTTGA
- the nectin3a gene encoding nectin-3-like protein isoform X1 yields MENRSPFRRTLPSNGLRLLTSLLTFYGLTSGVSSNQVIVPEKVNAVLGKNITLGCRIEVGSNLTQSSWERRLPSGTITLAVFNPEFGISISPDYAKRISFVSPSVRDATITIEGAGFADVGSYTCKVVTFPLGNTQASAYVNVLVEPKVYVSASPTALLDGGNESLVATCIAERGRPAAEVFWETGLYGRSEKQSQHEPNGTTTVQVHYMWQPQSYAQGKMLTCVVRHPALQTEFRIPYILNVQFAPVVSIIGIDKNWFVGQENVKFICGAKANPPARHFTWTRLDGLMPEGVEKSNNSFAFTRPLERNDSGVYRCEVINDIGLHSQDVNLWVQDPPPTTAAPSTTASLLHDTSGTGTAADQRRALFTSPTLASLHDSSLGTIVGGAVGGVLFLILLLILGGACFMRQRRTFRGDYYTKQYLGPSDMQKESQLDVLQPHELQEVYGDKTSKGSQELKPKLGGDIIYPDYTPDHKDRDDWADKGDNHRGLKEGNYYPDHYNTQNMHPCGPPVHSPTVNNGSPYLPEDCYDNGTDSDYVSHMDGSVISRREWYV; encoded by the exons ATGGAGAACAGATCGCCCTTCAGGAGGACTTTGCCATCTAACGGACTGCGACTTTTAACATCACTTCTCACCTTTTACGGACTTACCT CAGGTGTGAGCAGTAACCAGGTGATTGTTCCTGAGAAAGTGAATGCAGTGCTGGGGAAGAACATCACACTGGGTTGCAGAATAGAGGTGGGCTCCAACCTCACACAGAGCTCCTGGGAACGCCGTCTTCCCTCAGGCACCATTACCTTGGCAGTGTTCAACCCCGAGTTCGGAATCTCCATCTCTCCGGACTACGCCAAGCGCATTTCGTTTGTTTCCCCCTCAGTACGAGACGCTACCATTACCATTGAAGGGGCTGGCTTTGCAGATGTCGGCTCCTACACCTGCAAAGTGGTAACATTTCCTCTGGGCAACACACAGGCATCAGCCTATGTTAATGTATTAG TGGAGCCAAAGGTGTATGTGTCCGCCAGCCCCACGGCTCTGCTGGACGGTGGGAACGAGTCACTGGTGGCTACCTGCATAGCCGAGCGCGGCCGTCCCGCTGCTGAGGTTTTCTGGGAGACGGGGCTGTATGGACGAAGTGAGAAGCAGAGTCAGCACGAGCCCAACGGCACAACCACCGTACAAGTGCACTACATGTGGCAGCCGCAGAGCTACGCCCAGGGGAAGATGCTCACATGTGTGGTGCGCCACCCGGCCCTGCAAACAGAGTTCCGCATACCATACATACTAAATGTTCAGT TTGCACCCGTGGTATCGATAATAGGAATTGATAAAAATTGGTTTGTGGGTCAAGAGAATGTAAAGTTCATCTGTGGAGCCAAAGCCAACCCACCTGCCCGTCACTTCACATGGACCAG GTTGGATGGATTGATGCCCGAGGGTGTTGAGAAATCAAACAATAGCTTTGCTTTCACTCGCCCGTTGGAGCGCAATGACTCTGGAGTGTACCGCTGTGAAGTGATAAACGACATCGGTCTGCACAGTCAAGATGTGAACCTCTGGGTACAAG ATCCTCCCCCCACCACGGCTGCCCCCAGCACCACTGCATCCCTCCTCCACGACACATCTGGAACGGGCACCGCCGCGGACCAGCGGAGAGCCCTGTTCACCTCCCCGACCCTGGCCTCCCTACACGACAGCAGCCTGGGTACCATAGTCGGCGGGGCTGTGGGCGGAGTTTTATTCCTGATTCTCCTGCTGATCCTTGGCGGGGCCTGCTTCATGCGACAGCGCAGGACCTTCAGAGGGGACTACTACACCAAACAGTACCTGGGACCCTCCGACATGCAGAAGGAGTCTCAGCTGGACGTGCTGCAGCCGCATGAGCTGCAGGAGGTCTACGGGGACAAGACGAGCAAAGGCAGCCAGGAGCTGAAACCCAAACTGGGTGGAGACATCATTTACCCCGACTACACCCCTGACCACAAGGATAGGGATGACTGGGCCGACAAGGGGGATAACCACAGGGGCCTCAAGGAGGGAAACTACTACCCAGATCACTACAACACCCAAAACATGCACCCCTGCGGGCCTCCTGTGCACAGCCCCACAGTGAACAACGGCTCCCCCTACCTGCCGGAGGACTGCTATGACAATGGTACAGACAGCGACTACGTGTCCCACATGGACGGATCTGTGATCTCACGCAGGGAGTGGTATGTTTGA